The Pseudomonas allokribbensis genome has a window encoding:
- a CDS encoding inactive transglutaminase family protein, whose amino-acid sequence MRSLTFHLKILITILVLLGVSVTAYQIFVLGIPVTEDATDDLWNIDAKVEFVASTKDPVKIQMFVPPLSRDYVSLNESFISNNYGVAVNRVDGNRKVTWSARRAKGNQTLYYRLVLTKRYTAEKTKIKGPTFRDSIAIEGPEKIAAEALLAPIRQHSADVETFIGEAIKRVNNVNDDNVKLLLAGDPSTPHKAKIVELLLSIAHVPVEKVHTIRLVADQPQTPELWLRSFNGTDWLYFNPETGEQGLPTDRLLWWSGDENLITVDGGKKANVTFSLNNSEMNAIRLAKLTDENTDANFLEYSLYGLPLQTQQTFMIMVMIPIGVLVILILRNLIGLQTLGTFTPVLIALAFRETQLGFGILLFTVITALGLSLRSYLEHLKLQMLPRLSVVLTFVVVLIAAISLFSHKLGLERGLSVALFPMVILTMTIERLSITWEERGASHALKVAIGTLFAASLAHLIMTVPELVYFVFTFPAILLILVGFMLAMGRYRGYRLTELVRFKAFLKKADA is encoded by the coding sequence ATGCGTTCTCTAACCTTCCACCTGAAAATCCTGATCACCATTCTGGTGCTCCTGGGCGTTTCGGTTACGGCCTATCAGATTTTCGTGCTCGGCATCCCGGTGACCGAAGACGCCACCGACGACTTGTGGAACATCGACGCCAAGGTCGAGTTCGTCGCCAGCACCAAGGATCCGGTGAAGATCCAGATGTTCGTGCCGCCTCTGAGCCGCGATTACGTCAGCCTCAATGAAAGCTTCATCTCCAATAACTACGGCGTGGCGGTCAACCGTGTCGACGGCAACCGCAAGGTCACGTGGTCGGCGCGCCGGGCCAAGGGCAACCAGACCCTTTATTACCGCCTGGTGCTGACCAAGCGCTACACCGCTGAAAAAACCAAGATCAAAGGTCCGACCTTCCGCGACAGCATCGCCATCGAAGGCCCGGAAAAAATCGCCGCCGAAGCCCTGCTCGCCCCGATCCGTCAGCACTCGGCCGATGTCGAAACCTTTATTGGCGAGGCAATCAAACGCGTCAACAACGTCAACGACGACAACGTGAAACTGCTGCTGGCGGGCGATCCGTCGACGCCGCACAAGGCGAAAATCGTTGAACTGCTGCTGTCCATCGCCCACGTGCCGGTGGAAAAGGTCCACACCATCCGCCTCGTCGCCGATCAGCCGCAAACCCCTGAACTGTGGCTGCGCAGCTTCAATGGCACCGACTGGCTGTACTTCAACCCGGAAACCGGCGAACAAGGCCTGCCGACCGACCGTCTGCTGTGGTGGAGCGGCGATGAAAACCTGATCACCGTCGACGGCGGCAAGAAAGCCAACGTGACCTTCAGCCTGAACAACAGCGAGATGAACGCGATTCGTCTGGCCAAGCTGACCGACGAAAACACCGACGCCAACTTCCTCGAATACTCGCTGTACGGCCTGCCGCTGCAAACCCAGCAGACGTTCATGATCATGGTGATGATCCCGATCGGCGTGCTGGTGATCCTGATCCTGCGCAACCTGATCGGCCTGCAGACCCTCGGCACGTTCACTCCGGTGCTGATCGCCCTGGCCTTCCGCGAAACACAGCTGGGCTTCGGCATCCTGCTGTTTACCGTGATTACGGCGCTGGGGCTGTCGCTGCGTTCGTATCTGGAACACCTGAAGTTGCAAATGCTGCCGCGCCTGTCAGTGGTGTTGACGTTCGTGGTGGTGCTGATCGCGGCGATCAGCCTGTTCAGCCACAAGCTCGGCCTGGAACGCGGCCTGTCGGTGGCGTTGTTCCCGATGGTGATTCTGACCATGACCATCGAACGCCTGTCGATCACCTGGGAAGAACGCGGCGCCAGCCATGCCTTGAAAGTGGCGATCGGCACGCTGTTCGCGGCGTCCCTGGCGCACCTGATCATGACCGTTCCGGAGCTGGTGTACTTCGTGTTCACCTTCCCGGCGATCCTGCTGATCCTGGTGGGCTTCATGCTGGCCATGGGTCGCTATCGCGGTTATCGCCTGACCGAACTGGTGCGCTTCAAGGCTTTCCTGAAGAAGGCTGACGCCTGA
- a CDS encoding ATP-dependent zinc protease codes for MRLKPFPTFFYLFCLPSLAVAGEKTVYGLNEYAALDGINLEVAAKLDTGAKTASLSARDIKRFKRNGESWVRFYLAIDAAHSHPIERPLARVSKIKRRAGDYDPEEGKKYTARPVIELDICMGTAMRSIEVNLTDRSAFQYPLLIGSEALKRFDALVDPSLKYAAGKPACAIAAHTAE; via the coding sequence ATGAGACTCAAGCCCTTCCCCACCTTTTTCTATCTGTTTTGCCTGCCCAGCCTGGCTGTGGCGGGGGAAAAGACTGTGTACGGCCTCAACGAATACGCCGCCCTCGACGGGATCAACCTGGAAGTGGCAGCCAAACTCGACACCGGGGCGAAAACCGCCTCCCTGAGCGCTCGCGACATCAAACGCTTCAAGCGCAACGGCGAGTCCTGGGTGCGTTTCTACCTGGCCATCGACGCCGCGCATTCGCACCCGATCGAACGGCCGCTGGCCCGGGTCAGCAAGATCAAGCGCCGCGCCGGCGACTACGACCCGGAAGAAGGCAAGAAGTACACCGCCCGCCCGGTGATCGAGCTGGATATCTGCATGGGTACGGCAATGCGCAGCATCGAAGTGAACCTGACCGACCGCAGTGCGTTCCAATACCCGCTTTTGATCGGCTCCGAGGCGCTGAAACGCTTCGATGCGCTGGTCGATCCCAGTCTTAAATACGCTGCCGGCAAACCCGCCTGCGCCATCGCCGCTCATACCGCCGAGTAA
- a CDS encoding GntR family transcriptional regulator: protein MDQLDPPVISGDDSETLSENVFRRIQAAIVKGEIAPGSKISEPELARTYGISRGPLREAIHRLEGQRLLVRVPHVGARVVSLSHAELLELYEIRESLEGMACRLAAERMSVEEIDELRRVLETHERDAAFQAGVGYYQQEGDFDFHYRIIQGSGNRTLTQMLCGELYQLVRMYRIQFSTTPNRPRQAFAEHHRILDAIADRDGELAELLMRRHIGASKRNIARHYQDGADNKTATERGES, encoded by the coding sequence CTGGATCAACTCGATCCCCCGGTCATCAGCGGTGACGATTCGGAAACCCTGTCCGAAAACGTCTTCCGACGTATCCAGGCCGCCATCGTCAAAGGCGAGATCGCCCCGGGCAGCAAGATCTCCGAGCCGGAACTGGCGCGCACCTACGGCATCAGTCGCGGGCCGCTGCGCGAGGCAATTCACCGGCTCGAAGGCCAGCGCCTGCTGGTGCGCGTGCCGCACGTCGGTGCGCGGGTGGTGTCGCTGAGCCACGCCGAACTGCTCGAACTCTACGAAATCCGCGAATCCCTCGAAGGCATGGCCTGCCGTCTGGCGGCTGAACGCATGAGCGTCGAAGAAATCGACGAACTGCGCCGGGTGCTGGAAACCCACGAACGCGATGCCGCATTCCAGGCCGGCGTCGGCTACTACCAGCAGGAAGGCGATTTCGACTTTCATTACCGGATCATCCAGGGCAGCGGCAACCGCACCCTGACCCAGATGCTCTGCGGCGAGCTCTATCAACTGGTGCGCATGTACCGCATTCAGTTTTCCACCACGCCCAACCGCCCGCGCCAGGCCTTTGCCGAACACCACCGGATTCTCGATGCCATCGCCGACCGTGACGGCGAACTCGCGGAATTGTTGATGCGCCGCCACATCGGCGCCTCGAAACGCAACATCGCCCGTCATTACCAGGACGGCGCCGACAATAAGACAGCCACTGAACGAGGTGAGTCATGA
- the prpB gene encoding methylisocitrate lyase, with protein sequence MSSNKSTPGQRFRDAVASEHPLQVVGAINANHALLAKRAGFKAIYLSGGGVAAGSLGVPDLGITGLDDVLTDVRRITDVCDLPLLVDVDTGFGASAFNVARTVKSMIKFGAAAIHIEDQVGAKRCGHRPNKEIVTQQEMVDRIKAAVDARTDDSFVIMARTDALAVEGLESALDRAAACIEAGADMIFPEAITELDMYKLFANRVKVPILANITEFGSTPLYTTEQLAGADVSLVLYPLSAFRAMNKAAENVYTAIRRDGTQQNVIDTMQTRMELYDRIDYHTFEQKLDALFAAKK encoded by the coding sequence ATGAGTTCCAACAAGAGCACTCCAGGCCAGCGTTTCCGCGATGCGGTCGCCAGCGAACATCCGTTGCAAGTGGTCGGCGCGATCAACGCCAACCACGCGCTGCTGGCCAAGCGCGCCGGTTTCAAGGCGATTTACCTGTCGGGTGGCGGGGTGGCCGCCGGCTCCCTCGGTGTGCCGGACCTGGGCATCACCGGCCTGGATGACGTGCTGACCGACGTGCGCCGCATCACCGATGTCTGCGACCTGCCGCTGCTGGTGGACGTGGACACCGGTTTCGGCGCCTCGGCGTTCAACGTGGCCCGCACCGTGAAGTCGATGATCAAGTTCGGCGCCGCGGCGATCCACATCGAAGACCAGGTCGGCGCCAAGCGCTGCGGCCACCGTCCGAACAAAGAGATCGTCACCCAGCAGGAAATGGTTGACCGCATCAAGGCTGCCGTCGATGCCCGCACCGACGACAGCTTCGTGATCATGGCTCGCACCGATGCGCTGGCCGTTGAAGGTCTGGAGTCGGCACTGGATCGCGCCGCTGCGTGCATCGAGGCCGGCGCCGACATGATCTTCCCGGAAGCCATCACGGAACTGGACATGTACAAGCTGTTCGCCAACCGCGTGAAAGTGCCGATCCTGGCCAACATCACCGAGTTCGGCTCGACGCCGCTGTACACCACCGAGCAGTTGGCCGGTGCCGATGTGTCGCTGGTGCTGTACCCGCTGTCGGCGTTCCGCGCGATGAACAAGGCCGCGGAAAACGTCTACACCGCGATCCGCCGCGACGGCACCCAGCAGAATGTCATCGACACCATGCAGACTCGCATGGAGCTCTACGATCGCATCGATTACCACACCTTCGAGCAGAAGCTCGACGCGTTGTTTGCGGCGAAGAAGTAA